A portion of the Calothrix sp. 336/3 genome contains these proteins:
- the glmS gene encoding glutamine--fructose-6-phosphate transaminase (isomerizing) has protein sequence MCGIVGYVGTQTATEILLSGLEKLEYRGYDSAGVATIWEGEINCVRAKGKLHNLRSKLEQLETHAQVGIGHTRWATHGKPEEYNAHPHMDGTNRLAVVQNGIIENYRELRERLKADGVEFRSETDTEVIPHLIAQFLKAEMEMNPDGDSVLLAAVQKAVHELEGAFAIAVVSADYPDEVIAVRQQAPLVIGFGEGEFFCASDTPAIVSHTRAVVPLENGEIARLTPMGVEVYNFAGRRLKKQPRLLNLSPTMVEKQGFKHFMLKEIYEQPGVVRASLDAYFHADWNADSADITPVNLGLPPEIYTDLEQIQIVACGTSWHAALVGKYLLEQLAGIPTQVQYASEFRYAPAPLMANTLTIGVTQSGETADTLAALSMEKERRQGLETKYQPRLLGITNRPESSLGHLVPQIINTLAGIEIGVAATKTFTAQLMAFYALAIDLAYLRQSVSRDAIAQLIQGLRHIPKEIEATLESQEKLTEQLAHEFAETQDFIFLGRGINFPIALEGALKLKEISYIHAEGYPAGEMKHGPIALLDAKVPVVAIATPGTVYEKVISNAQEAKARDSRLIGVTPVNHGEAVDVFKDIIPVPEVDELLSPLLTVVPLQLLAYHIAARRGLDVDQPRNLAKSVTVE, from the coding sequence ATGTGTGGTATCGTTGGCTATGTTGGCACTCAAACAGCAACAGAGATTTTACTATCTGGGTTGGAGAAGTTGGAGTATCGAGGCTACGATTCTGCCGGTGTAGCCACAATCTGGGAAGGTGAGATTAATTGTGTCCGGGCTAAGGGAAAACTGCATAATTTACGTTCCAAACTAGAGCAGTTGGAAACCCACGCCCAGGTTGGTATTGGTCATACTCGTTGGGCTACCCATGGCAAACCTGAGGAATATAATGCCCATCCTCACATGGATGGAACCAATAGATTGGCTGTAGTCCAGAATGGCATTATTGAAAATTATCGAGAACTCCGGGAACGGTTAAAAGCTGATGGGGTAGAGTTTCGCTCCGAGACAGATACAGAGGTGATTCCCCATTTAATTGCCCAGTTTCTCAAGGCAGAAATGGAGATGAATCCTGATGGTGACTCCGTACTGTTGGCAGCAGTCCAGAAAGCTGTCCATGAATTAGAGGGAGCTTTTGCGATCGCGGTGGTATCTGCTGACTATCCCGACGAGGTGATTGCTGTCAGACAACAAGCACCCCTGGTAATTGGTTTTGGGGAGGGAGAATTTTTCTGTGCTTCCGATACTCCGGCGATCGTCTCCCACACCCGTGCTGTTGTTCCCCTAGAAAACGGGGAAATTGCTCGCTTAACTCCCATGGGGGTAGAAGTTTATAATTTTGCTGGCAGACGCTTAAAGAAACAACCTCGGTTACTCAATCTCAGCCCGACAATGGTTGAGAAACAAGGTTTCAAACACTTCATGCTCAAGGAAATCTATGAGCAACCGGGAGTTGTCAGAGCTTCTTTAGATGCCTATTTCCATGCTGATTGGAATGCTGATAGTGCTGATATTACCCCGGTGAATTTAGGTTTACCTCCAGAAATCTATACAGACCTGGAACAAATCCAAATCGTTGCCTGTGGTACTAGTTGGCACGCAGCTTTGGTCGGTAAATACTTACTCGAACAGTTGGCGGGGATTCCCACCCAGGTACAATATGCTTCGGAGTTTCGCTACGCACCCGCTCCCCTAATGGCAAATACTTTAACTATCGGAGTCACTCAATCTGGGGAAACTGCCGATACTTTAGCCGCCCTGTCCATGGAAAAAGAGCGCCGTCAAGGATTAGAAACCAAGTATCAACCCCGACTCCTAGGGATTACAAACAGACCGGAAAGCAGCTTAGGGCATTTAGTACCGCAAATTATTAATACCTTGGCAGGAATTGAGATTGGGGTGGCGGCGACCAAAACTTTTACTGCCCAGTTGATGGCATTCTATGCTTTGGCAATAGATTTGGCTTATCTGCGACAAAGTGTTTCCCGTGACGCGATCGCCCAACTTATTCAAGGATTACGGCATATTCCTAAGGAAATTGAGGCAACCTTGGAAAGTCAGGAAAAATTGACAGAACAGCTAGCCCATGAATTCGCCGAAACTCAGGATTTTATTTTCTTGGGTAGGGGGATTAACTTCCCCATCGCCTTAGAAGGTGCCTTGAAACTCAAGGAAATCAGCTATATTCATGCCGAAGGCTATCCCGCAGGAGAAATGAAGCATGGACCGATCGCCCTGTTAGATGCCAAAGTCCCAGTGGTGGCGATCGCAACTCCGGGAACTGTCTACGAAAAGGTAATTTCTAACGCTCAAGAAGCCAAAGCCCGTGACTCTCGGCTAATTGGTGTGACTCCAGTTAACCATGGGGAAGCCGTTGATGTGTTTAAAGATATTATTCCTGTACCAGAGGTAGATGAATTACTCTCTCCTCTATTGACGGTCGTTCCCCTACAATTACTTGCCTACCATATTGCGGCTCGCCGTGGTTTGGATGTTGACCAACCGAGAAATCTCGCCAAAAGTGTGACAGTTGAGTAG
- the psaC gene encoding photosystem I iron-sulfur center protein PsaC — MSHTVKIYDTCIGCTQCVRACPTDVLEMVPWDGCKAAQVASSPRTEDCVGCKRCETACPTDFLSIRVYLGAETTRSMGLAY, encoded by the coding sequence ATGTCTCATACCGTAAAAATCTACGATACTTGCATTGGTTGCACTCAATGCGTTCGCGCTTGCCCTACCGATGTACTGGAAATGGTTCCCTGGGATGGCTGTAAAGCTGCTCAAGTTGCCTCTTCCCCTCGTACAGAAGACTGTGTAGGTTGCAAACGCTGTGAAACAGCCTGTCCTACTGACTTCCTCAGTATTCGGGTTTATCTAGGAGCAGAAACCACTCGCAGTATGGGTCTAGCTTATTAA
- a CDS encoding serine/threonine-protein kinase, with translation MQSQTLGGDGRYSIIQQLRQGGFGATYEAMDTQLPGNPKCLVKQLKPRANDENTLQIAKRLFREEAETLQRLGNHDQIPRLLAYFEQDNEFYLVQEYIEGHDLSEELPPYTQPWNEEAVVQLLVEILEVLNFVHKQGVIHRDIKPSNIRRRQSDGKVVLIDFGSVKRARSVEVNNQGQTNFTVAIGTPGYMPSEQANSNPTYSSDVYSVGVIAIQALTGIYPDPRQGSRLPKDPHTGEIVWQHQVDISPWFAEILDNMVRYDFRQRYTTAQAALEALKRRSPDGKSSTVTTIQSNNASVTTISSSPRPTPQKFLFGAIAAAILTFVIASYAIYQMMSSQQKLVSYTDISSEIKIKYPDNWEKQDKRGLYNVGRYEIVNFLSPRKSDQDFQDRIVVSYQDFRGTLEESKEEFRKEISTIPNAQILSEGDVTVASNQGYQIIYTSQTDNKPLKNMQVWTLKGERAYMINYTADIEDYDKSIKTIEDIVKSFEVKRTGAD, from the coding sequence ATGCAGAGTCAGACGCTTGGTGGTGATGGACGTTATAGCATCATCCAACAACTCAGACAAGGTGGTTTCGGTGCGACTTATGAAGCTATGGACACCCAATTACCGGGAAATCCCAAGTGCTTGGTTAAGCAGCTGAAGCCAAGGGCTAATGATGAAAATACTTTACAGATAGCAAAACGTCTGTTTCGGGAAGAAGCGGAAACCCTACAAAGATTGGGTAATCATGACCAAATTCCCAGATTATTAGCTTACTTTGAACAGGATAATGAATTTTATTTGGTTCAAGAATATATAGAAGGACATGATTTGAGTGAGGAATTACCTCCCTACACCCAACCTTGGAATGAAGAGGCTGTGGTGCAATTATTGGTAGAGATTTTGGAGGTGTTAAATTTTGTCCATAAGCAGGGTGTGATTCATCGAGACATTAAACCTTCTAATATCCGTCGTCGTCAGTCTGATGGCAAGGTAGTGCTGATTGATTTTGGTTCGGTGAAGCGAGCTCGAAGTGTAGAAGTCAACAACCAAGGACAGACTAATTTTACTGTGGCGATTGGTACTCCTGGTTATATGCCGAGTGAGCAAGCAAATAGTAACCCGACTTATAGTAGTGATGTCTATTCGGTGGGTGTAATTGCGATTCAAGCTTTGACTGGCATATATCCCGATCCCCGTCAAGGTAGTAGGCTACCTAAAGACCCTCATACGGGGGAAATTGTTTGGCAGCATCAAGTTGATATCAGTCCTTGGTTTGCGGAAATCTTGGATAATATGGTGCGTTATGATTTTCGCCAGAGGTATACGACTGCTCAAGCTGCTTTAGAAGCATTGAAGAGGCGATCGCCAGATGGCAAAAGCTCGACTGTGACGACAATTCAGTCGAATAATGCTTCTGTGACTACTATTAGTTCTTCTCCTCGTCCGACTCCACAAAAATTTTTGTTTGGGGCGATCGCTGCTGCTATTTTAACTTTTGTGATTGCTAGCTATGCCATCTATCAAATGATGTCTTCCCAACAAAAATTAGTCTCCTATACCGATATCAGTTCTGAAATCAAGATTAAATATCCTGATAATTGGGAAAAACAAGATAAACGTGGTCTTTATAATGTCGGGCGTTATGAAATTGTCAACTTTCTTTCTCCGAGGAAAAGCGACCAAGATTTTCAAGATAGAATTGTTGTTTCCTATCAAGACTTTCGCGGCACTCTGGAAGAATCCAAAGAAGAATTTCGCAAAGAAATTTCTACTATTCCCAATGCCCAAATTCTCAGTGAAGGTGATGTGACGGTTGCTTCTAACCAGGGCTATCAAATTATTTACACCAGCCAAACTGACAACAAACCCTTGAAAAATATGCAGGTTTGGACTTTAAAAGGCGAAAGAGCCTATATGATTAACTATACGGCAGACATAGAGGATTATGACAAATCTATCAAAACTATAGAAGATATAGTAAAGTCTTTTGAGGTGAAAAGAACCGGGGCTGATTAA
- a CDS encoding GNAT family N-acetyltransferase, with protein MAISKDVQIREAYPEEDRTIAEHFYLLWLDNHVPSDLILPDSPTIIQEFIHHAREKLSYKAFIAEVEGQAIASVACQLFSGLYPLVLADTVRKYGYIWGVFVSPDYRGEGIATKLTTQAVNYLQNLGCTKAILHASPSGKPVYERLGFSPTNEMSLDLTSLE; from the coding sequence ATGGCAATATCAAAAGATGTCCAAATTAGAGAAGCTTACCCTGAGGAAGATAGGACTATTGCCGAGCATTTTTATCTATTATGGTTGGATAATCATGTTCCATCAGATTTAATTCTTCCTGATTCGCCAACAATTATCCAAGAATTTATTCATCATGCGCGGGAAAAATTGAGTTATAAAGCATTTATTGCAGAAGTAGAAGGTCAGGCGATCGCCTCGGTTGCATGCCAGTTATTCTCAGGTTTATACCCTTTAGTACTTGCAGATACTGTCCGGAAATATGGGTATATTTGGGGTGTTTTTGTCAGTCCTGATTACCGAGGTGAAGGAATTGCCACAAAACTCACAACCCAAGCAGTCAATTATCTGCAAAATCTCGGATGTACAAAGGCAATTCTCCACGCTTCTCCCTCTGGAAAACCAGTTTATGAGCGCTTAGGTTTCTCACCCACCAATGAAATGTCTTTGGATTTAACCTCCCTGGAATAA
- a CDS encoding DUF565 domain-containing protein, with amino-acid sequence MQNTRLNTLVTTVSERVGQWIFNPWRRISLLIISFLLGFFLGTVVATSAGQKAELDIVVAATLVIISEIGSKIYYRLWYNQQPPPWAECLNLLKVGFTYSLFIEACKLGS; translated from the coding sequence ATGCAAAATACTCGTCTCAACACCTTAGTCACCACCGTCAGCGAGCGTGTAGGACAATGGATTTTCAATCCTTGGCGACGAATATCTCTATTGATTATTAGTTTTCTCCTAGGATTTTTTCTGGGAACAGTCGTTGCCACATCTGCGGGGCAAAAAGCCGAATTAGATATTGTGGTTGCCGCTACCTTAGTAATCATCAGTGAAATCGGTAGTAAAATCTACTATCGCCTTTGGTATAATCAACAGCCGCCCCCATGGGCTGAGTGCTTAAATTTACTGAAAGTTGGTTTTACCTACAGCTTATTTATTGAAGCTTGTAAATTGGGTTCCTAA
- a CDS encoding tetratricopeptide repeat protein: MPINPYQIKSMRPWNIIIFAICFSLCSNLSVLAKSQKTKQPDKFPPSPLEITAPDPLLPRIPDKEPLTEAEKQALGIKLDELNLEATAKFAAGDKITAFEIWNRELRLRRYLGVLAEIEALSRVGAIAYQDNERQQVQYITQRLQAIQAQTQSQQPGDLQILSALGKAYQQVRSPQLAIPVYQQILTQVRQQQDTAAERETLQTIANVHLGWFDYPQAAKTYEELLNLTKGEPSTQITYLEQLAYIYEQAKQPQDSVKIRQQLVEIYQQDSNLTSKLVGLKLAIGSDYEMLAKQQPDLIQAAFKNYQESYTTAWQLQEYTRAGEALNKLISLYRSTGQTDEALQTSQILLQTEELAANFYGLMTAYDQIGQIYVERKDYPQAINAFQKGLELAKELKHEEQYFNQQIAKIAPGANN, translated from the coding sequence ATGCCCATTAACCCTTACCAAATAAAATCTATGCGTCCTTGGAATATCATCATTTTTGCTATCTGCTTTTCCCTCTGTTCTAATCTATCAGTACTGGCAAAGAGCCAAAAAACCAAACAACCTGATAAATTTCCCCCTTCACCTCTGGAGATTACCGCACCAGATCCATTGTTGCCACGCATACCTGATAAGGAACCTTTAACAGAGGCTGAAAAACAAGCTTTAGGAATAAAGTTAGATGAGTTAAATCTTGAGGCTACAGCTAAATTCGCTGCTGGAGATAAAATTACAGCCTTTGAGATTTGGAATCGAGAACTGCGATTACGTCGCTACTTGGGTGTTTTAGCTGAGATAGAAGCATTATCAAGGGTGGGAGCGATCGCCTACCAAGATAATGAACGTCAACAAGTACAGTATATTACCCAGAGATTACAGGCTATTCAAGCTCAAACCCAGTCTCAACAACCCGGAGATTTACAAATTCTCTCTGCCCTAGGAAAAGCTTATCAACAAGTGCGATCGCCACAGCTAGCTATTCCTGTATATCAGCAAATCCTCACCCAAGTCCGTCAGCAACAGGATACCGCAGCTGAAAGGGAAACCCTACAAACCATTGCTAATGTCCATTTAGGTTGGTTCGACTACCCCCAAGCAGCTAAAACCTATGAAGAATTATTAAATTTGACCAAGGGTGAACCCTCTACTCAAATTACCTATTTAGAACAACTAGCCTATATTTACGAACAAGCCAAACAACCCCAAGACTCGGTGAAAATCCGTCAGCAGCTAGTGGAAATCTATCAGCAAGATAGTAACTTGACATCCAAATTAGTTGGACTCAAACTAGCGATCGGTAGTGACTACGAAATGCTTGCCAAACAACAACCAGATTTAATTCAAGCAGCATTTAAAAATTACCAAGAGTCCTACACAACCGCTTGGCAATTGCAAGAATATACCCGCGCGGGAGAAGCACTCAACAAACTTATCAGTCTCTATCGCTCTACAGGACAAACAGACGAAGCACTACAAACAAGTCAAATACTACTGCAAACAGAAGAATTAGCCGCGAATTTCTACGGATTAATGACAGCATATGACCAAATAGGACAAATATACGTGGAACGGAAAGACTACCCCCAAGCAATCAATGCTTTTCAAAAAGGGTTAGAGTTAGCAAAAGAATTAAAGCATGAAGAGCAATACTTTAACCAGCAAATTGCCAAAATCGCCCCAGGAGCGAATAATTAG
- a CDS encoding chromophore lyase CpcT/CpeT: MTHSTDITSLARWMAGDFSNQEQAIENPPFYAHIRVCMRPLPPNFLSGVSLFLEQAYDYMLNSPYRIRVLNLVVSGDRIELENYTLKEEEKFYGASRDLTKLKNLTADDVEKMPGCNMIVEWNGHCFKGRVEPGKGCIVNRNGQKTYLDNEFEINAEKFFSLDRGRDPETDELLWGSVAGPFRFVRQTSFADEVRV; the protein is encoded by the coding sequence ATGACCCATTCTACAGATATTACTTCCCTGGCTCGGTGGATGGCAGGGGACTTTAGTAACCAAGAACAGGCTATTGAAAATCCCCCATTTTATGCCCATATTCGCGTCTGTATGCGTCCCTTGCCGCCAAATTTTCTTTCTGGTGTAAGTCTTTTCCTAGAACAGGCTTACGATTATATGCTCAATTCCCCCTATCGCATCCGGGTATTGAACCTAGTTGTGAGTGGCGATCGCATTGAACTAGAAAACTATACTCTCAAAGAGGAAGAAAAATTCTACGGCGCTTCTCGTGATTTAACCAAGTTAAAAAACTTAACAGCCGATGATGTGGAAAAAATGCCTGGTTGTAACATGATTGTCGAATGGAATGGTCATTGTTTCAAGGGCAGGGTAGAACCAGGTAAAGGCTGTATAGTCAACCGGAACGGGCAAAAAACTTACCTTGATAACGAATTTGAAATTAACGCTGAAAAGTTTTTCAGTCTTGATCGCGGACGTGATCCAGAAACCGATGAGCTACTTTGGGGTTCCGTTGCTGGACCATTCCGTTTTGTCCGTCAGACAAGTTTTGCTGATGAAGTGAGGGTTTGA
- the cpdA gene encoding 3',5'-cyclic-AMP phosphodiesterase has translation MNQTPAISIAQVTDTHLFVTEEQELLGIPTIKSFQAVVKRLEEMRSELDLILLTGDISGDGTETSYETVQNLLRPLQIPTYWVPGNHDSAIAMDEILNLGLISRRKCFERGGWNFILLDSTVPDCVHGCLSSATLTWLDRQLQTNRDKPTLIALHHPPFAVNCQWLDSIGLHHPEEFFAVIDKYPQVQLVLLGHIHQEFHYQRREVDYLGTPSTCVQFLPKSPQFAVDSKPPGFRIVELYSNGTWKSKIERVPFFHAVELAATGY, from the coding sequence ATGAATCAAACTCCTGCCATTTCAATTGCACAGGTGACAGACACCCATCTGTTTGTGACTGAAGAACAAGAACTATTGGGAATACCGACGATCAAATCCTTCCAAGCAGTGGTGAAACGTTTGGAGGAGATGCGTTCAGAACTAGATCTAATCTTGCTAACTGGCGATATTTCTGGAGATGGAACAGAAACATCCTACGAAACAGTGCAAAATTTGTTGCGTCCGTTACAAATACCAACCTATTGGGTACCGGGAAACCATGACAGCGCGATCGCCATGGATGAAATACTCAATTTAGGCTTAATTTCCAGACGTAAATGTTTTGAACGCGGTGGCTGGAATTTCATCTTACTAGACTCCACCGTTCCCGACTGTGTACATGGTTGTTTGAGTTCAGCAACCCTCACATGGTTAGATAGACAATTACAGACAAACAGGGATAAACCGACACTCATCGCTTTGCATCATCCACCCTTTGCCGTGAATTGTCAGTGGTTAGATAGTATTGGGTTGCACCACCCAGAGGAATTTTTTGCCGTGATTGATAAGTATCCCCAGGTGCAGTTAGTTTTATTAGGACATATCCACCAAGAGTTTCATTATCAACGTCGGGAAGTTGACTATTTAGGAACTCCATCTACCTGCGTCCAGTTTTTACCAAAAAGCCCGCAATTCGCAGTAGATTCCAAACCACCAGGTTTCCGTATAGTAGAGCTTTACTCGAATGGTACTTGGAAATCCAAGATTGAGAGAGTCCCATTCTTTCATGCTGTAGAATTAGCGGCAACAGGATATTGA
- a CDS encoding pentapeptide repeat-containing protein produces MELNQLLNKYAAGERDFVGVCLHQVEFCDVDLTGANFSNADFSGVIFSRAKLHDCNFSRANLNDAKFSEADLCGSNLSEINLMGADLVNVNLQETNLSRANLRSANLVKANLWKANLSEAQLCGANLREANLHQANLIAADLIDAELGEADLTEAKMSDEEIHGANVNISTSHQWVTWAGGC; encoded by the coding sequence ATGGAACTAAATCAACTCCTGAATAAATATGCCGCAGGGGAAAGGGATTTTGTTGGTGTGTGCTTGCATCAGGTAGAGTTTTGCGATGTAGACTTAACGGGCGCAAACTTTAGCAATGCAGATTTCAGTGGTGTAATTTTCAGCCGAGCGAAGCTACACGACTGTAACTTTAGTCGGGCAAACTTAAATGATGCCAAGTTTAGTGAAGCAGATTTATGTGGCTCTAATTTGAGTGAAATTAATTTAATGGGAGCTGATTTAGTTAACGTCAACTTGCAGGAGACGAATCTTAGTAGAGCTAATTTACGCAGTGCTAATTTAGTTAAGGCTAACCTGTGGAAAGCGAATTTAAGTGAAGCTCAACTCTGTGGAGCAAATTTAAGGGAAGCGAATTTACATCAAGCAAATTTGATTGCTGCCGATTTAATCGATGCAGAGCTAGGGGAAGCAGATTTAACAGAGGCAAAAATGAGTGATGAAGAAATCCATGGAGCCAATGTGAATATCAGTACATCCCATCAGTGGGTTACTTGGGCTGGTGGATGCTAA
- a CDS encoding DUF2949 domain-containing protein yields the protein MDKNRLPQFLDFLQTELAIPPADVELAMRHPEQTPSLLPMILWQYGLITVNQLDRIFDWLQGNT from the coding sequence ATGGATAAGAACAGACTTCCACAGTTCCTTGACTTTTTACAAACAGAATTGGCAATCCCTCCAGCTGATGTGGAATTAGCCATGAGACATCCTGAGCAAACCCCTAGCTTACTGCCGATGATTTTGTGGCAGTACGGTTTAATCACAGTCAATCAATTGGATAGAATTTTTGATTGGCTCCAGGGTAATACTTGA
- a CDS encoding polyphosphate kinase 2 family protein, which produces MNHDNFLVQPGSKISLKKYDPKFSDNFSNKAESVGILETYVQKLGKYQDVLYAQNTYALLIIFQAMDAAGKDSTIKYVMSGVNPQGCQVFSFKSPSAEELDHDYLWRTAKSLPERGRIGIFNRSYYEEVLVARVHPEILQNQQLPKSALNNNIWQQRFTEINNFEKYLVANGIVILKFFLHVSKEEQKKRFLERIDLPEKNWKFSVSDVQERQYWNDYMNAYEDVFNHTSTSWAPWYIIPADRKWFTRLAIADIICTKLQQLNLKYPTLNPEHQKHLLQAKLMLEQED; this is translated from the coding sequence ATGAATCACGATAATTTTTTAGTCCAACCAGGAAGTAAAATTTCTTTAAAAAAATACGACCCCAAATTTAGCGATAATTTTAGCAATAAAGCAGAATCAGTAGGGATATTGGAAACCTATGTACAAAAGTTAGGTAAATACCAAGATGTACTCTATGCCCAAAATACCTATGCTTTACTAATTATTTTCCAAGCCATGGATGCTGCTGGCAAAGATAGCACAATTAAATATGTGATGTCAGGTGTTAATCCCCAAGGTTGTCAGGTATTTTCCTTTAAATCACCTAGCGCAGAAGAATTAGATCATGATTATTTATGGCGTACGGCTAAATCCTTACCAGAAAGAGGCAGAATCGGCATTTTTAATCGTTCCTACTATGAAGAAGTTTTAGTAGCACGAGTTCATCCAGAAATTTTGCAAAATCAGCAGTTACCTAAGTCTGCCCTAAATAATAATATTTGGCAGCAAAGATTTACGGAAATCAATAATTTCGAGAAGTATTTAGTTGCTAATGGGATTGTGATTCTCAAGTTTTTTCTTCATGTCTCTAAAGAAGAGCAGAAAAAACGCTTTTTGGAAAGAATTGACTTACCAGAAAAAAATTGGAAATTTTCCGTCAGCGATGTGCAAGAAAGACAATATTGGAATGATTACATGAATGCTTACGAGGATGTGTTTAATCATACAAGTACATCCTGGGCTCCTTGGTATATTATCCCAGCCGATCGCAAATGGTTTACCCGTCTGGCGATCGCTGATATTATCTGCACCAAACTCCAACAACTCAACTTAAAGTACCCCACCCTAAATCCAGAGCATCAAAAACACCTGTTACAAGCAAAGTTAATGCTAGAGCAGGAAGACTAG
- the ureG gene encoding urease accessory protein UreG: MNTFRIGVAGPVGSGKTALVDALCKALRDRYRLAVVTNDIYTQEDAQFLVRSQALSSDRILGVETGGCPHTAIREDASMNLAAIEQLEQKFPDLEIVFLESGGDNLAATFSPELVDLTIYVIDVAAGDKIPRKGGPGITKSDLLVINKIDLAPYVGADLNVMERDAKKMRGDKPFIFSNLKSQVGLTDVIQFVTTHIC; encoded by the coding sequence ATAAACACATTCCGGATCGGAGTTGCTGGACCTGTGGGTTCTGGTAAAACAGCTTTAGTAGATGCATTATGTAAAGCTCTGCGCGATCGCTATCGCTTGGCTGTTGTCACCAATGATATTTATACTCAAGAGGATGCCCAATTTTTAGTACGTTCCCAAGCATTAAGCAGCGATCGCATTCTGGGAGTGGAAACTGGAGGATGTCCCCACACCGCGATTCGAGAAGATGCATCCATGAATTTAGCTGCCATTGAGCAATTAGAACAAAAATTTCCCGATTTAGAGATTGTCTTTCTGGAAAGTGGAGGAGATAATTTAGCAGCTACCTTTAGCCCCGAATTAGTCGATTTAACTATTTATGTCATCGATGTCGCCGCAGGTGATAAAATTCCCCGCAAGGGAGGACCAGGAATTACAAAATCTGACTTACTCGTGATTAATAAAATCGATTTAGCTCCCTATGTGGGTGCAGATTTAAATGTTATGGAGCGCGATGCCAAAAAAATGCGCGGGGACAAACCATTCATTTTTAGTAATTTAAAATCTCAGGTAGGATTAACAGATGTCATTCAATTCGTTACCACCCATATTTGTTAA
- a CDS encoding urease accessory protein UreF has protein sequence MDTIINLDIPKNSPSTEILYLLQLSSPALPVGAYSYSEGLETLVENAAIHTEEQLARWIQAELQYGTISMEGAVMVRAYQAIAAGDLVALADWNSWLSATRETTELRNSSWGMGRSLIRLLLDVEPEITTLTQAVGNPCNYAIAFAIAATHWQINIQLALQGYLQSWASNLVTAGVKLIPLGQTAGQRILLSIYPLLSQTVIQILNREDDELCCCSWGLSLASMQHETQYTRLFRS, from the coding sequence ATGGACACCATCATTAATTTGGATATTCCAAAAAATTCTCCGTCTACAGAAATCTTGTATCTTTTACAATTATCCAGCCCCGCTTTACCTGTGGGAGCTTACAGCTATTCTGAAGGGTTAGAAACTCTTGTAGAAAATGCAGCTATTCATACTGAGGAACAACTCGCACGATGGATACAAGCAGAGCTTCAGTATGGAACCATTTCCATGGAAGGGGCGGTAATGGTAAGAGCATACCAGGCGATCGCAGCAGGTGATTTGGTTGCCCTCGCTGACTGGAATAGTTGGTTGTCAGCAACACGAGAAACTACGGAATTACGTAATTCTAGCTGGGGTATGGGGCGATCGCTCATCCGTTTATTATTAGACGTAGAACCAGAAATTACTACTCTCACCCAAGCTGTCGGAAATCCCTGTAACTATGCGATCGCCTTTGCTATAGCTGCCACTCATTGGCAAATAAATATACAGTTGGCATTACAGGGATACTTACAAAGCTGGGCAAGTAATCTTGTTACCGCAGGGGTTAAGCTGATTCCCCTCGGACAAACGGCAGGGCAAAGAATATTACTCAGTATTTATCCCCTCCTCAGCCAAACAGTCATCCAAATTTTAAATAGAGAAGACGATGAACTTTGCTGTTGTAGTTGGGGTTTATCCTTGGCGAGTATGCAGCATGAAACCCAGTATACAAGGTTGTTTCGCAGTTAG